The DNA window TAACGCCCTGGATATGTTGGATACGGGAGCGAAAAATCAATAAAAGTCCCCGAATGACCAAGCGTAATCGGAAAGGCAGATGCGGCAATGGCATCATTAGTATTTGTTTTCGGGTAAGAACCATATTTATGCGTCAAGGTAGGGAATCATCTGACGGTGTACCTCCCCGTTGGGCATAAAATCCAAGAGGGCATACATCGGGCTAAACTCCTGAAAAGCGCCGCGCCACCATTTTCCGCTGACGGCTCCATTACAGAGGTATCGGACCCCGTTATACGTTAGGTCGTCCACTAAATGGGTATGACCACTCAAACAAACCCGAACGTTTGGATGCCTTGAAAAGAGGTTCTTGATCCGGCGAGCGTCTTGATGCATCCAGCCATCGGGAATCTGCCATCCACCTTGTTGTTCATTGTCTCCGTCAAATAAGACGGTGGCACTCAAGATGGGAATGTGCGATATGATACATAGGTGTCGTTCTGCGGGGGTGGCAACCAATGTTTGCTGAAGCCAGTCGAATTGTGCTCCATCTAATCGGGCGGTATAACCATCAGGTTTTGCATGAATACTATCCAAAACCACAAAACGCCAATTTTGTTGATCGAAATAGTAATGCCGAGTAGTCATCCCCAATTCGTCTAATGCCCACTGTTTTCCAAAGACTTTATCTTGGGCATCGTCTGCGCGGTCTTTTATTTTCTCTAATTTCCAGCCCCAAATATCATGATTTCCCAAGCAATGGTGGATGGGTAATTGGTTTTCTTGGGATAAAACGGTCTTCCAAGAAGCCCATTGCCGCTTAACCATCCAACGATCTAATTGCAAGGCGTCCATGATCGCGTCTCCACCATTAAAGATGAGATCAGGTGGTTTGGAGAGTGTCTGAAGATGATGTAGGGCTTGGGTAAAGCTACGAATGGCCTTCGATAGCGGGAGAAGGTGGCTGTCGGTAAGATATGCTACCCGAAAGGCTTGTGAATCAACCATGCCTGCGCGAATGAGTGGCGGGGTAAATAAGCCACATCCGACCCATCCGGCACGTGAAAGAAATGAACGCCTGTCCATGTTTTTCCATAAAATCCGAAGGATACTGCCCTATAGGGTGAACAAAACAAAAACAGAATATTGTACTTGTGTTAACGGATAGAAACCCCTGGCTCCACTGGCGATAAAATTTTGTGAGCTGGATGCGAGGTTTGGGTAGGATGAAAGAAGGCCAAAATTTCTAAGGCCATGTAGCGGTGTTTAAAAGGCTTTATCTAATCGTTTAATAATAGAATCAAGTGATAGGTGAGCTAAATAACTATATGCTAGGATTTTTTCTCCATAAAAATGGTAACAATTTTTGGTGATCAGGCTTCTGGAAGAGGGGTCTCTACGGTAGGTGGCTCAATGGCGTTCAGATGCTGGCCCACACGGAATATAAAAAAAGCCAAAAGTACAACTGGAGCCAAATGCAATACCCCAATTAGCAGCGCTGTCCACAAAAATTCCCATCGCCGAAGGTAACTCCATAAATACAATAAGGCGGGGATAAATACAAACATCATGGAAAGGTAAATAAACCAGATTTGTTCGGCCTCGCGTACCAGCCCGCCAAACCGTTCTTGTTCTTCCTCATGTTTCTCGGACTTGAGCATCATGTGTACACTAAACCATTCTAACCATTCTAATGCTTCGTTCCGGGCGCGGCTCGCCTCCACCTTGATGCCCCGGTATAAGACAAAAACCAAAAACCAGTCTATAGTACTTACCAAAATAATGGGTAAAATATTTAATTGGCCATTGGTATCAAGGTCAAAATATCGAAGTGCCAGCGTGAGTACCATCAACACCACCCAAGTTGCATTCATGACCAAAGAAGAAATGCTCACCGACCGAAAATAGGGCGAATCTTCCAAAAGAATTTGGGCTCCTATCCATATAAGTCCATAACCAATGATGTTTAAAAGGAAAAACAAAACAAAGAAAAGATTAAAAGGGAGTGTAAACCCGGCGAGTTTTAGTGCCAGCGCAGGCATGTCTAAGGTGGCGACAACCAATCCGATGGCAATGATGGTGAGGGCTTGTGAAGAGGATAAAGTCATGTCGAGGTGAGCTAACGGGGTATTAGATTTGCAAAAAAGCACATTTGGGTAGGGGAAGTCAAGCCGGGGCCTATATTTCATGAATAAAAGTTTTTTAGGAAGGTAAAATTTATCTTGGATAGGTTGGAATACGCAAAAATTAAATTGGATAGACAATATTTTGGAAACATCTTCTTATATCCGGAACCAGGTGGGAGTATTTTACAGCAATACTTACAACGGGCAAAGATCGGTTGTTTATTATTAAATTGAGTGTAAAGCCATGAAAATTTTGGTGATCGGGAGCGGTGGGCGCGAACATGCGCTGGTGTGGGCACTAGCCCAAAGCCCACAACGACCAAAGGTTTATTGTGCGCCCGGAAATGCCGGAACGGCACAAGTGGGCGAAAATATAGCGATTTCGCCAATGGACTTCGGAGCATTGGTGGAATGGGTGCAAAGTGAAAAAATTGACCTAACCATCGTTGGGCCAGAACAACCTTTGGTGGCCGGAATAGTGGACCTTTTCCGGTCGGTAGGTTTGCCGATAGTCGGACCTTCGGCCTATGCCGCTCAATTAGAAGGCAGCAAGGGGTTTGCAAAAGGGTTTATGGCGCAATACAATATTCCTACCGCGATGTACCGAACGTTTTCTTCGGTAGAATACGAGGAAGCGAAGGATTGGCTGGCTTTGCAAGATTGTCCGATCGTACTCAAAGCAGATGGCCTCGCGGCAGGTAAAGGCGTGTTGATCTGTCAAAATCAAGCGGAAGCCCAAGCCGGATTAAAGACCATCCTGCTGGAAGGGGCATTTGGACAAGCGGGCGCAAAGGTGGTGATGGAGTCTTTTATGACAGGGGAAGAAGCCTCGGTTTTTGTCTTGATCGACGGGCGAAACCATGTGTTGCTACCTGTCGCACAAGACCACAAACGTATTGGCGAAGGGGATACCGGACCCAACACGGGGGGAATGGGGGCCTATGCGCCAGCGCCTGTAATAACACCCGAAGTCTTGGCGCGTGTACAAAATGAAATTATTGTACCAACTTTAAATGGGATGATGGAAGAAGGGCATCCTTATACGGGTATTCTATACGTCGGCATCATGCTCACGCCGCAGGGACCTAAGGTAGTGGAATACAATTGCCGCTTTGGTGATCCTGAAACGCAAGTGGTGCTACCACTCATTAAATCTGATGTGGCCGATTTGTTTATGCGGATGGCAACCGGAAGGCTTTTGGAGTACCCATTGGCCCTTCACGACGGGGCCGTCGCAACGGTGGTTATGGCAGCGCCCGGTTATCCGAATACTTATCCTAAAGGTATGGAAATAAAAGGATTGGGGGATTTATCAGGTACGGAGGCGTCGGTGGTCTTTCATGCCGGAACTTCGCTTTCGGAGGAAGGTAATATCCTCACTTCCGGTGGACGTGTACTGGCGGTAACGGGTATCGGTACTAACCTTCAAGAAGCCTTAGATATGGCCTATCAACGGGTAAATACCCTGCATTTTGAGGGTGCATATTTCCGACGGGATATTGGCTGGCGGGGCCTCAAACATGACGAGAAACCATGAGAAAAAATATACTTTTGTTGTTATGGGGTCTTCTTTATGGGGGCTTACCAGTCATAGCCCAGAAGCCGGATACCACCATCAGCCGCGCTATGGTGCTCACTACATTTCGGGATGCCAGGGCGCTTGCCACCGACAATAAAGGCAACCTATTTGTAACCGATGTGGCGAAAAATCTTTTATTTCGCTTAAATGCAGATGGGAAGGTGCTAGCACAGGTAGGGGGCACTGGCAGTGGTGATTATCAGTTTGATTCACCAGTAGATGTGGACCCAACGAATGGCTTAGACATCTATGTGGCCGATTATGGCAACCGACGGGTTCAGCACTTTTCTGCCGAGTTTCGCTACCTTGAAACCTTTCCGCTTGTCTTTGAAACCCATACTCCGCGCCAGATTGCTGGTTTTTTTTCACCCAATGCGGATTATGACAATAAACTTATTTTATCCGAAGGCACGCCGGTTGCGCTTACAGTAGATGCGGCCAAAGAACTCTTTGTGGCAGACCAAGAACATGCCTTTGTGGCCAAATGGGATGCACAAAAGCGGGTTCAGCGGTTCTTTGGGCGGTACGATGCCGGAGATGCCGCCCTGCTTGATCCCGTTTCGATGGTTGTAGCGCCCAATGGCACGTTGTTTATTGCAGATCGGGGGCGGGGAGATGTAATGGTTTTTGATGCCTTTGGAACTTTTTTGCGGTCATTTGGCAGCGAGCAACTCGCTAAACTCAGGGGTATTTCCTTGTTTGGAGACCGGATTCTGGTGACGGGCGAACAAAACCTATGGGTCTATCAACCAGATGGAAAGCAATTGTTTAATTATGCACTGAAATTCTCGGAGCCTATTGTGGACGCTGTCTATGCACATCGTGCGGTATATTTGCTCACGCCCACCAAACTAATGCGGTTTAGGCCGTAAAAAACCAATGGGGAATTAGCCTTGTTGACGCACCACTTCCATTGGCTCCGAATAGCCATATCCGCTAAACCTTCCCCAATAGCGCGCCGTCGCCATGATTAAGTCTTCCTTTAAGTATGCCCTAATGGCTGTTTGTGTGTGATAGGCGTTGATGGCCTTGATTTTTCCATCCATAAAACGTCCCACCTCAATGAACATTGTGGGGCGGAAGTCTATTGTGGTAGAAGGGGCCTGATAACAATATAGGTTTGGGATTCCACGTGCGGCCACAATGGTGGCACGGTAACAATTCCGGTGATCCTGATGGGCATCATTGGGCGTATGGGTGTAAACATGGGTGGGTTGGATCACACGAATCGTGCTTTCGATAATAGAAATGGTCTCTGGCCCTTCCGAAACTTGGGTGTCTCGTAACTCCCCCATAAACAA is part of the Bacteroidetes Order II. bacterium genome and encodes:
- a CDS encoding metallophosphoesterase — encoded protein: MDRRSFLSRAGWVGCGLFTPPLIRAGMVDSQAFRVAYLTDSHLLPLSKAIRSFTQALHHLQTLSKPPDLIFNGGDAIMDALQLDRWMVKRQWASWKTVLSQENQLPIHHCLGNHDIWGWKLEKIKDRADDAQDKVFGKQWALDELGMTTRHYYFDQQNWRFVVLDSIHAKPDGYTARLDGAQFDWLQQTLVATPAERHLCIISHIPILSATVLFDGDNEQQGGWQIPDGWMHQDARRIKNLFSRHPNVRVCLSGHTHLVDDLTYNGVRYLCNGAVSGKWWRGAFQEFSPMYALLDFMPNGEVHRQMIPYLDA
- the purD gene encoding phosphoribosylamine--glycine ligase → MKILVIGSGGREHALVWALAQSPQRPKVYCAPGNAGTAQVGENIAISPMDFGALVEWVQSEKIDLTIVGPEQPLVAGIVDLFRSVGLPIVGPSAYAAQLEGSKGFAKGFMAQYNIPTAMYRTFSSVEYEEAKDWLALQDCPIVLKADGLAAGKGVLICQNQAEAQAGLKTILLEGAFGQAGAKVVMESFMTGEEASVFVLIDGRNHVLLPVAQDHKRIGEGDTGPNTGGMGAYAPAPVITPEVLARVQNEIIVPTLNGMMEEGHPYTGILYVGIMLTPQGPKVVEYNCRFGDPETQVVLPLIKSDVADLFMRMATGRLLEYPLALHDGAVATVVMAAPGYPNTYPKGMEIKGLGDLSGTEASVVFHAGTSLSEEGNILTSGGRVLAVTGIGTNLQEALDMAYQRVNTLHFEGAYFRRDIGWRGLKHDEKP
- a CDS encoding NHL repeat-containing protein, with amino-acid sequence MRKNILLLLWGLLYGGLPVIAQKPDTTISRAMVLTTFRDARALATDNKGNLFVTDVAKNLLFRLNADGKVLAQVGGTGSGDYQFDSPVDVDPTNGLDIYVADYGNRRVQHFSAEFRYLETFPLVFETHTPRQIAGFFSPNADYDNKLILSEGTPVALTVDAAKELFVADQEHAFVAKWDAQKRVQRFFGRYDAGDAALLDPVSMVVAPNGTLFIADRGRGDVMVFDAFGTFLRSFGSEQLAKLRGISLFGDRILVTGEQNLWVYQPDGKQLFNYALKFSEPIVDAVYAHRAVYLLTPTKLMRFRP